One Arachis hypogaea cultivar Tifrunner chromosome 18, arahy.Tifrunner.gnm2.J5K5, whole genome shotgun sequence genomic window, TGtttggaggaggaggagaagggcgAGGAGCAACACCAGGGCGGCAAGCAGTGGTCTTAGTACGGGCCATGTCAGgagaagggtttggtggtgatAGAGGTGAAGAATGAGTAGGTGATTGAGAGGGAGAAGAATGTGTATGATTAGAACGGTGGTAGCCACTATGTGAACCTCTGCGAACTGCTCTTTTCTTTCGTGCCATTTTATAGAGCACTGATGGGAGGAAGATGAAGGAGTGGAGAGTGTGGTGTGAATGGATGCATGCAGTGGGAAGTTATTATAAGCTTTAGAGAAATGTAAAGGTTCCAccttgaaaagataaaaatccaaactttgaaaacattttgaaagttACAGCTGTAATCTTCGTATGTTtgaaaataaggataaaaacCAACCAAAAGATGGAAATTTGATAAAAGGATGAAATTGAAATAAAGCCCAATTAACACTAAGCACAGATGCCAAAAAATTGAGACTTGCCAAAAAAATGAAGTAAGTACAGTTTCttcaaaaaattgaaattgaatttaaGCCCAAAAATTGAAAGCCCACTCTtagttaaaaaattgaaaaacgcCCCAAAGTTTTCAATAAAGAAAAACCCATAGTTTCAGAGACTACTTCAGCACTTGATGCCCATCATTCATTATGATCAGAATTGAATCCCTTAGCTTCATAGTAACTTAATGAAGTTTACTCATCATCTGCCAAAAAATCTCACCACGATTTATgagataaaacataaaaaatctcaTGATCAGAATCATTAAGAAAACAAAGATGAAGTAAGAATGCCCAGTTCAGTTCTCAACTTGCAGAACCTCTCCTCTATCAATGGTTTGGTGAATATATCAGCTAGTTGACCTTCAGAATTAACAAACTGAATATCTAAATTTccattttgcacatgttctcttatagaatgaaaacaaacttcaatgtgctttgttcttgagtgcaaaacagggtTTTTGGAAATATTAAtagcactcatattgtcacaaaataatggAATATTTGAGACATTCAGTTTATAGTCAGCTAGTTGAGTTTTCAGCCATAATAATTGAGAGCAACAAGAGGAGGCTGCAATATACTCAGCTTCGGCTGTTGAAAGAGCTACTGTAGCTTGCTTTTTACTAGACCAAACAATGAGAGATTTCCCAAGAAAGCAGCACATGCCACTTGTGCTTCTTCTATCAATCCTAtccccagcaaaatctgcatcacagaaACCCATTAATTGAAATAAATCAGTCATAGGAAACCATAAATCATAGTTAGTGGTACCAAGCACATATCGGATGATCCTCTTGACAGTTGAGAGATGGGACTTCTTAGGCTttgattgaaaccttgagcaAACTCCAACACTTTGCATGATATCAGGCCTTGAGGAGGTTAGATACATCAAAGATCCAATCATCCCTCTATAGCATGTCTCATCAATATCTCTACCATGTTCATCCTTGTCAAGCTTGATATTGGGATGCATGGGGTTCCCATTGGCTTAGCACAGTCCAGCCCAAACTTCCTgacaagttcctttgcatatttttcttgatggaTGAATATGCCTTCTGCAGTTTGCTTGATTTGCAAGCCTAGAAAGAAGTTGAGCTCTCCCATCATGCTCATATCAAATTCATTGGTCATAAGCTTAGCAAAATCTGCACACAAATCCTCATTAGCCGAACCAAatataatatcatcaacataaacttgcacaagaataaaatgatcaTGATAGTTCCTAATAAATAAAGTGGTGTCAGTGGCTcctctttgaaaattatttttcaacaaaaatgagctaagcctctcataccaaactctaggagcttgtctcaaaccataTAAGGCCTTAgctagtttgaaaacatggttaggaAAAGATTTGTTTTCAAACCCAGGTGGTTGAGCCACATAAACCTCTCTATCTATTATGCCATTGAGAAAAGCACACTTTACGTCCATTTGGAATAGCTTGAAGCCACAATGAGCTGCATAAGCAAGTAGCAATCTGatggcttccattctagctacagGCGCAAAGGACTCATCGAAGTCGATCCCTTCCTCTTGATCATATCCTTGAGCaaccaatctagctttgtttcgaACTATGGATCCATCTTCACCCAGTTTGTTTCTGAAAATCCATTTAGTGCCAGTAACTTTCTTTCCATTTGGGTAAGGCACCAATGACCAGACCTGATTTTTCTCAAACTGCTGCAATTCCTCCTTCATAGCTAACACCCAAGATGCATCAGCAAGAGCTTCTTGGATGTTTTGAGGTTCAATCTTTGATAAAAGAGCTAAGTTGTTggattcaactcttttcaaagatGACCTTGTTGAAATACTTTTGGAGGGATCACCAATTATGAATTTCTCAGGATAATTTTTCAGAAACTTCCATTCCCTGGGCCTTCTGATTTGTGTTGAAGATCCAGGTTCCTCTTGATCAATAATAGCTTCTGCATCAGTGTTTTCTGCTGTGACAGGAGATAATTTCAAATTGTCTCCTGCAGAATTGGAATTTTCGCAGCTAACAGGTGTAACTTCATGAGAACTTGGATTTTGTGAAACTGGTTCAGTGTTCTTTGGTAATTCATCTTCAAAACCTGGACTATCATCAATGCAAACACTGGAAACATTGTTAGATTCACAGAATGTGACATGCATGGTTTCCTCAACAGTTTTGGAATTCTTgttataaactctataggccttgctattAGTGAAATAACCAAGAAAAATCCCTTCATGTGTTTTAGGATCaaattttcctaaattttttttcatattcagAATGAAACACTTGCAGCCAAACACATGAAAATAACTAAGATTAGGAGGAtgccctttccaaagttcatatgggattttcttcaaaaacttcctaatgatggttctatttaaaacatagcaagctgtattcacagcttcagcccataagaacTTGGGGATTTCATATTCATATAACATAGCTCTAGCCATTTCTTGTAAAATTCTATTTCTTCTCtcaacaacaccattttgttgaggtgttcttggacaagagaagttatgTGATATGCCTTGTTcatcacaaaaagattcaaagtattgattttcaaattctttaccatgatcacttcttattgaaatcatttttgaacctttttcattttgaatctttttgctGAACTTTTCAAAAACAGAAAAAGCCTCATGTTTATGAGCAAGAAAGAACACCCAGCCAaatctagtatagtcatccacaattaccatGCCATAACTCTTTCCTCCaagactttgagttctagtaggtcCAAACAGATCAAGATGCAACAACTCCAATGGTTTCTTAATAGAGACAACTTCCTTGAGTTTGAAAGAGGTTTTAATTTATTTAcccatttgacaagcatcacaaatgatgtccttatcaaattttatattaggAAGACCTCTAACTAAGCCTCTCTTTACAAGCTTAGAGATTTggaacatgctagcatgtcctaaCCTCTTATGCCACATTCATTTTTCAGATTCCATTGAAGAGAAACAAGTTACATTTTGAACTTTAGATCATCTAGAGTGATACCATAAACATTGTCACTTCTTTTGGCAATAAATAAAACAGCCCTTATTTTCTCATTTATGACTCTACAATAAGATTTTCTAAAGGTTACAGCATATCCAagatcacacaattgacttatgcTCAATAGATTATGCTTTAACCCATCAACTAAAAAGACACTATCAATGCAAGTTGAAAAATCTTTGCCAACCTTACCAATggcaattattttacctttactattatctccaaaagtgacaaatcctccattATACTTGTTGAGTTTAATGAACAAAGTATCCCTTCGGGTCatatgccttgaacatccactatcaagaTACCACATGTCCATTTTCTTCATGGATGCAAGGCAAACCTGCATGTTCTTCaactaaccttaggtatccaaatccatttggatcttttgatgtgaaatcttcttggttgcccaagagcattataatcatgaacaactttatataatttactatcaTTACCAAAAGACTTAAGAAAGATGAAACATTGAAGAGGATCATGACCATTTCTATTGCACTTGTAGCAATGATTCTTGCTTACTGATTTTTGAGGTTTGCTGAATCCTTTtggtttgaaaagcttggaagacGAGGCTTCagattttttaaagttttgtttGAAAACAGCCTTGTTTTCTTCTATGAATCCAAGTCCAGATCTTTCAGATCCAAACCTTTGACTAGCAAGTAGTTTGTTCAGATTTTGAGAACCTTGAACAAACTTTGCTAAGTcttcattcaaattttttatttgttcattcatatttttgttttcagAAATCAAATCAGTGGAAGCAGTAACTTcatgcttgagtttgaatttttctAATTCAGCTTGCAAGGcaatgttttcttcttttaaaaacttTTCATTGCTAGTTTCATTTGTCTTAACCTTTTTCAAGAGAAGATCATTTTCTGTCCTCAAAGCCTCATTTTCTTTCTTACATTTAGCATACTTATCCAAGAGTTTCTTAGAGTTCACAGAAATGTCTTTGATAATGTAATGCAATTCATCAATAGATAAGTTAGAGAGATCTACCTCATCTTTATCATTATGATCTGCCATCAGACATAGTTGAGCTTCTTGATCTGAGCTCTCTAAGCTAGTGTCGTTCTCCAAGTCCTCCCATGTTGCCatcatcaccttctttttgtctttctTGGATTTTTCGCCTTTCATAAGTTGAGGGCAATCTGACTTGAAGTGAGCAGGCTCCTTGCAGTGATGGCATGTGAACTTGACTTCTTTGGATGAAGAGCTTCCTTTGCCTTTGTTTTTGTATCTCAGTAGtcttctcatttttcttgcaaagagcaccatttcttcatctgagaaactatcatcagattcttctcctTGGGCTGTCATTCTTGATTTTAgtgctatatttttctttttgtcatcTTTGTCTTGAGACATGTGAGTGGTTTCATAAGCCAGCAGCttgcctctcagctcatcataggtgatTTTGATCAAATCATTTCTTTCAGAGATGGCTATGCTTTTCACTTCCCATTTCTTAGTAAGACTTCTCAGAATCTTCCTTACTAAGGTTCCTTCAGAGTAGTTTCTTCCTATGGCGTCcagattgttgatgattattgagaACCTTTTGAACATTTGATCGATGCTTTCATCCTCCTTCATACTGAACATTTCATACTCCTTCATCAGCATGTCAATTCTGGTCTCCCTCACTTGCTTAGTGCCTTCATGAGTGAGTCTGAGCTTATCCCAGATTTCTTTAGCCGTTTTGCACCTATGACACTTTTCTGAATTCTTCAAAACTGATTGCACAGTGCATCAGGTTGATTGCCTTGGCATTGAGTtcaaccttcttcttttcttcatctgtCCATTCACTGTCTTCCTTCGCCACTACTTCTCCATCAGCATTCTATTTGGTGGGAACGTCTGATCCGTTGAGAATGATCTTTCAGATGTTGTAGTCGATTGACTGCACGAAGATTCTCATTCTTTCTTTTCAGTAGGAATAGTTGCTGCCATTGAAGTAAGGAGGTCTATTATTAGACTGCCCTTCAGTAAGAGTGAAAGCCACGATGTTGGGATTCAAGTTGTTGGCcatggatctttactccaagctgtgaagcttgccttcttgagaccttgctctggataccaattgatggttctagttgaacttgagaagggggggttgaatcaagttagtttaaaacttaaagttTCAAACTCTGTTTTTGCTGTTGCTCGAGTTGCAGGAGATTATTTGAAATTATCTCATACGCAGAACATTAAAAGTGCAGAGAAGAGGAGAAATAGGCCAGCATGTATCTGGTTCGAATTCTCAGTGCCATGaatcctacgtccagtctccaccacaaaccatggtagaattttcactataattctCAGGTAACATtcaccaatactattgaattactccctaattcaactagtatctacccctaagctttcttcaccaaagcttagcaaccccaaagtgctatcccaacttggaagggaaatctacacagattcaattctcaccaagtgctaacccaacttggcaaagggaactaatcctagttcataaacccaaattacatcagaaaaacagtggctattttgcatcactcttgccttttctctcttggcttttgatCCTCACATAAGTGCCtttttcaaaacagaaaataacgcaagacagccataacaaaaaaatcagaattaagcttgagtagaagaaagagattcTAGCTCTGTGTTAGAGATGGTGCTCTGAATGTGTGTGCTCTCTTCCTTCTCTTGAAATAATGGAATGAgacttcttatatatatatatatatcttcagTTTGCCTTGATTTTTTGCCTCTTCCATTTCCTTGTGCCAGCTGCTCGTTGGAGCTGTCCTTTCTAGCATGCAGTCCTTTCTTCATCTTGCTCCACCACCTCTGCTGTCCGAGGAGCTCGACCACTACTCCTGCTGTCCTTTGCTTGGCCTTCTTCTAAGGCAtactcttctttttcattttgctCCATTTTCCTGCCGCTGCTGCTATGTGCGAGTTTGCTTTTGCTCAACCATGATCCACAGCAGTGCTTTGCTGATGTTCTTGGGTTAATGGGTGTGCCCTTTGTGTCCTTGCTTGCTTTTACGGAGCTACACATGTCCTTGCATGATACAGCTGTCCTCATATTGCTTTtagcaaatatatacataatcaTTTAATTTGCTGAACGTTGCTATAAGGAAGAGCTTTGGCTCTTTTACATTGCTGAAGCACTTGCTGGACTTTGAATGAAGCAATGTGGACTTAGACATTTGGGCCTGCATCACTAGCACTCACATTAAACAATATTGGGCTTTCCACCCAAACCAATGTTTTTCATCATAACATAACCTAAAATCAAACTATGCTCAACAATTTTTTTAGTAAGAATCTCTTTTTAGATAGTGtgtttttttatataaacttttttttcttttcttggtttTATGCTAAATTCTTTCTTTTAAAGTCaacaaaaattaaactctaaatctTTAAACTATAAAAACTTTAATATCATgtctttaaactatttttttcaaaattttaaattgataagagaaaatatataaataattatatttcttacACAAATCAAGACAAAGACAAAGAAAgttgaaaattataaaagaatcattttaaaaatttaatggaAATTTagaaaattcaacaaaaaattgGCGTGACATTTTTGTCAACAAAAACCTATTTTTTATGACAATGAGTATaacattagttttagttttttataaGTAAagttattaatattctaaatattCGATAGTAGAAATAATAGTTTACTTACacagaaaattatttaataaaccaTCAATATATAATTCTCCGAATTGTTCTTCCCTTAAAAATAGCATCACAAATTAAATTAACTCCTCTCCATTAGCCTTAGCAACTTACCACCATATGTTTCATTGAATCTTTTCTCGACTCGTCACTTTCCTTTGCTAGTTAACTCGTACAATGATGAATTTAATTGGCTCCATGGTAGCGCCATAATTGGGACCTTATGCATGCTATGAACTATATATAGGCACAAACCTCCATTATCTTCTTGTCTTTCTCCTTGGCATAATATTGTTCTTGTTTTCGAAAGTGTATCAAAGATTATTCCAATtggttaaattaataaaaaaaatctagaaaaaaaaaggcaaataaagttaaaagtaaaatgactaaaaataaataaaataatatttaatttgaagaaagcaagaaatggTCTTCAATGAGATCAAAAGGCTTTGAAATCAAATACAAAATACTAaatcttaaaagaaaataaaaagagtaaatttgtttaaaagataaatttgcaagaaaataaagattacaagaaaggtaaattaaaaataaaagacaatggaaggaacccttcaaaaaagaaagctcttAGCAGAGTCAGGAATTCGCTGGGGATATGAGTGTGCTAGAGTATTTTCTGATACAAGATTCCAACTTCTATTTCTTCAAATATTCACCTATAGAGTTTTTGaccaatcaaattcaaatgtAACTCCCACGTCCATTAATCTTTAAATAACTGTTCTCGTCCCTTGTATGGTGCGGGTAACTGCCATCAATTATCTTCACTTATTATTCTTCTTCGATAAGACTTATCGATCAATCTTACCTCTTTTTCTCTCATGAATCCCTTTTCAATAAGTATTACATTCTTCGAAAGAATACCCATCGAATTTCGTCTTCAATGTCTTCgactttatatattttctaactaacaAATTGTCCCGTTAAGATTAATGTGTCTTTTCGATATCATTTTGAAAATGTAACGCTTAATCCTATTTAACTTAGCTTTAAAAATCATGATTAACCAATTTAATTCGCACGAAATTCATTAGCTGCCCACTTATCTATGTCCATTATGGCACCTTCCCCATTGATTACTATCTTTCTCTTCCAACTTCGTCTTCTTAAAGAagtttttcctttttcaaatttgaaatagCGAAATATAAAACGACAAAAACTCTACTTACCTCCTTTTACTTTTACTTAGCAAATTTCTTACTGCTCAATAGCGTTAACTTTCCATCTTCAAGTTCATATATTTCTTCTCTTTAACTTTTCTCTTTCTACGACCAAATGGAATCATCTAGCCCTCCAGCGACTCTATTAACCAAGGACAAAGGCAAGAAGGTTATGACTGAAACCTTCATTCAGCCTGACTTGGGTATTGTATCTCGAGCTGGGTATATTGTAATCGAGGATCCATGTAACATCTCAAAcgataaaaatattctttttcctTTCACTGTTAAAGAAGATATCTTCTATTTCATTAGCCCCATACATTCTTCATAACAAGCCGAAAAAATTGCTCGTTTCTTTCCTAGTGCTGAAGGAGAGGATTTACTCATCAAGCAAGACCTTTCCATAACACCTTTCATCGACAGCAAAAAATCCTTTCGAAATAACTCCAAAATTTctttcaaaaatgccaaatttCTTTCTTGGTATCAAAGGATTGAATCTGTCAAAGGTGATACTTGGAAGTTTCAAAGTATTCACAATCTCTTTCGACTTTCTTATTTCACACCTACTACACACCATTGGATGATTGGTGCCACCCTCTGCTTTTGCCTTTTGGAATAGAACCATTAATAACTTCTACCTTCCGTTGTAGTATAGTGGTAAGTATTTCCGCTTGTCACGCGGACGACCCGGGttaaatccccggcaacggcgccatttttgacgattggattcttgccagtaaagaatttttataaaattaaccgCATtgtaaatatagtttctaaacctgcagagaatccttttgtacaaaagtttggttgtcacaagtaacaaaacccaataatatttataaccgaagtatttaaacctcgggtcgtctctcaaggaattgtagggaggtgtatttattattggttatgggtttttctgagaagattttgagtttgagaatagaaaaataaataattgtaatttaaagcggtggaaattaaaaagagaatttatataattaattaaaaagcctTAACCGGGGgtgtgattaattggaagttctatccttgttggaatcttctcaagtgtagtgtaaagaggttgttgttttcacttagttaacccttactgagtaaagaaaagtcaagcgaTTGAACTGACTCTTatccacaaatcctagtcctttctcttgggaaggtctagcgttagtagatacagaattagccaacaatgtccaatttaactaagcacttgagcattccaactcaagtgtctcctcttaatcaacccccatgtcaagtgaaaaatctactccattgacatggatgccaatttcacataataaatgacaAAATAAGTACTTGAagataatcaaacaaataatgaggtaaataga contains:
- the LOC140181367 gene encoding secreted RxLR effector protein 161-like, translating into MIGSLMYLTSSRPDIMQSVGVCSRFQSKPKKSHLSTVKRIIRYVLDFAGDRIDRRSTSGMCCFLGKSLIVWSSKKQATVALSTAEAEYIAASSCCSQLLWLKTQLADYKLNVSNIPLFCDNMNIQFVNSEGQLADIFTKPLIEERFCKLRTELGILTSSLFS